In Denticeps clupeoides chromosome 1, fDenClu1.1, whole genome shotgun sequence, a single window of DNA contains:
- the jmjd7 gene encoding bifunctional peptidase and (3S)-lysyl hydroxylase JMJD7, with the protein MEGASCRGGSVNKVKDLLREFPREARELYLQESVPYLDEPPSPVQFYREWVAPNKPCIIHNAFNHWPALSKWNPAYFREVVGSKEISVAVTPNGYADAVFGDRFVMPEERRMAFSSLLDVVEGRGGAGQPAVFYVQKQCSNLIEELPELTGDVESHIPWMTEALGKLPDAVNFWLGEARAVTSMHKDHYENLYCVISGEKQFILIPPTDRPFVPYELYQPAVYSFREDGSFEVVDEENAEKVPWIPVDPLNPDLDRYPSYRLARPLHCTVKAGEMLYLPSLWFHHVRQSQGCIAVNFWYDMEYDIKFNYFQLLESLSGAVGPL; encoded by the exons ATGGAAGGGGCGTCGTGTCGTGGAGGAAGCGTTAATAAAGTGAAGGACCTCCTGAGAGAATTCCCCAGAGAAGCACGTG AACTTTACCTTCAGGAATCCGTACCGTATCTAGATGAGCCCCCATCCCCGGTACAGTTCTACCGAGAGTGGGTCGCTCCAAACAAACCCTGCATCATCCACAATGCATTCAATCACTGGCCGGCCTTGTCCAAGTGGAACCCCGCATATTTTAG GGAGGTGGTTGGCTCGAAGGAGATAAGCGTGGCGGTGACCCCGAATGGTTATGCAGATGCCGTGTTTGGGGATCGGTTTGTGATGCCCGAGGAGCGGCGCATGGCCTTCTCGTCTctgctggacgtggtggagggcaGGGGCGGGGCTGGTCAGCCCGCCGTGTTCTATGTGCAGAAGCAGTGCTCCAACCTGATAGAGGAGCTGCCCGAGCTGACAGGTGACGTGGAGTCGCACATCCCCTGGATGACTGAAGCCCTTG GCAAGTTGCCTGATGCTGTGAATTTCTGGCTCGGAGAAGCACGTGCAGTCACATCAA tgcACAAGGACCACTATGAGAACCTGTACTGCGTAATCTCCGGGGAGAAGCAGTTCATCCTCATCCCCCCGACTGACAGGCCCTTCGTACCATATG AGCTCTACCAGCCAGCAGTGTACAGCTTTAGAGAAGATGGCAGCTTTGAGGTAGTGGATGAGGAGAATGCTGAGAAG GTACCCTGGATCCCAGTGGACCCTCTGAACCCAGATCTGGATCGGTACCCATCCTACCGGTTGGCCCGGCCCCTGCACTGCACTGTGAAGGCCGGGGAAATGTTGTACCTGCCCTCTCTCTGGTTCCACCATGTACGGCAGTCACAGGGCTGCATCGCAG TGAATTTCTGGTATGACATGGAATATGACATTAAGTTCAACTATTTCCAGCTGCTGGAATCCCTGTCTGGAGCGGTGGGGCCGCTGTGA
- the tbpl2 gene encoding TATA box-binding protein-like 2, with amino-acid sequence MDDEASVERYFDQTIADPPDYIFEGDLGLQGPLQLQEPCFLSSIAEQDKDLSEDLDLSFLPDELNAQDDLSENVETQQRLDDSGVYTDTAGTQLTDASASQALPGTSQFCSLPMTPMTPMTPMTPVSESSGIIPQLQNIVSTVNLACPLDLKAIALQARNAEYNPKRFAAVIMRIREPRTTALIFSSGKMVCTGAKSEEQSRLAARKYARVVQKLGFPAKFLDFKIQNMVGSCDVCFPIRLEGLVLTHQQFSSYEPELFPGLIYRMVKPRIVLLIFVSGKVVLTGAKERSEIYEAFENIYPILKGFRKQ; translated from the exons ATGGACGACGAAGCCTCAGTCGAGCGGTACTTTGATCAGACAAttgct GATCCTCCAGATTACATTTTTGAGGGGGATTTGGGCTTGCAAGGCCCCTTGCAGCTCCAGGAGCCCTGCTTCCTGTCATCCATCGCTGAGCAGGATAAAGACCTGTCTGAGGACCTGGACCTGAGCTTCCTGCCTGATGAGCTCAATGCTCAGGATGATCTATCAGAGAACGTGGAGACCCAGCAGAGGCTGGACGACAGCGGAGTTTACACTGACACCGCAGGCACACAGCTGACCGATGCCAGTGCCAGCCAGGCTTTGCCCGGAACGTCACAGTTCTGCTCCCTGCCTATGACCCCAATGACACCCATGACTCCCATGACCCCAGTGTCAGAAAGTTCTGGAATCATCCCTCAGTTGCA GAACATCGTCTCAACGGTGAACCTGGCCTGCCCACTGGACCTGAAGGCCATAGCTCTGCAGGCACGAAATGCAGAATACAATCCAaag AGGTTTGCTGCAGTGATCATGCGAATCAGGGAGCCGAGAACCACTGCACTGATCTTCAGTTCTGGAAAAATGGTCTGCACAGGAGCCAAGAG TGAAGAGCAGTCTCGTCTAGCTGCCCGCAAGTATGCTCGTGTGGTGCAGAAGTTGGGCTTTCCAGCCAAATTCCTTGACTTTAAGATCCAGAACATGGTGGGAAGCTGTGATGTCTGCTTCCCCATTCGCCTGGAAGGCTTGGTGTTAACTCACCAGCAGTTCAGCAG CTATGAGCCAGAGCTGTTCCCTGGTTTGATCTACCGCATGGTGAAGCCACGCATTGTGTTGTTAATTTTTGTTTCAGGAAAAGTCGTGCTGACAG GTGCCAAAGAACGGTCAGAGATCTATGAAGCGTTCGAGAATATCTACCCCATTCTGAAGGGATTCAGGAAACAGTAG